In Phreatobacter cathodiphilus, the genomic window GCGGAAGTCGCCGCCGACCTTGACGACCTCGACCTCGTCGCCGCGCTGGAAGCGCCAGACGTTTCCGCCCGCCGAATAGTGGGTGAAGCTCATGCAGCTGTGGCCCGAGAGGTCCGACGGCGTCGTCGGCGTGCCGTGGCGGGCGAGATAGCCGGGGGAGGCGACCACCCAGCGCTTGTTGGCCGCGATCTTGCGGATGATGAGGTTGGAATCCGGCAGATGGCCTATCCGCACGACGAGGTCGTAGGCCTCCTCGATCAGGTTGACGAACCGGTCGGAGTAATTCGCCTCCACCCGGACCTCCGGATATTGCTCCATGAAGTCGAGGATCGCAGAGGAGAGATGCAGCCGGCCGAAGGCGACGGGAATGCTGATCCTGAGCAGGCCCCGCGGCTCCGAGCTGAGTGACTCGACCAGAGCCTCGGCTTGGGCGAGCCCGCCGAGCACCGTCACGCATTGTTCATAGTAGAGGCGTCCTGCCTCCGTCATCGCCACCCGTCGCGTCGTGCGCTCCAGGAGCCGGGTGCCGAGGGAGTCCTCCAACCGGGTGACCTTGCGGCTCACCGTCGACGGCGTCTGTCCCAGCGCCTGCGCGGCATCGACGAAACTCAGATGTTCTGCGACCGCGACGAACGAGGTGATCAGGCCGAGGCGCTCGACGTCGATGGCCGCC contains:
- a CDS encoding LysR family transcriptional regulator, translated to MNFIHAKQKAAIDVERLGLITSFVAVAEHLSFVDAAQALGQTPSTVSRKVTRLEDSLGTRLLERTTRRVAMTEAGRLYYEQCVTVLGGLAQAEALVESLSSEPRGLLRISIPVAFGRLHLSSAILDFMEQYPEVRVEANYSDRFVNLIEEAYDLVVRIGHLPDSNLIIRKIAANKRWVVASPGYLARHGTPTTPSDLSGHSCMSFTHYSAGGNVWRFQRGDEVEVVKVGGDFRSDNSEAVFEATRRGAGISIIAAYLCHDSIRRGELVPLLTDWSSIPEAGIYVAFTHSRHIAPKVRYFVDMLSQRFRNPPWLLD